Genomic window (Streptomyces sp. LX-29):
CCGGTGAGCAGGAAGAGCAGCACATAGGTGCCGACGGCCAGGATGCCCAGGGCGTAGGGGAGCCGCTCCTTGAGCAGGTCGAAGGTGTCGACGGAGATGGCGGGCTGGCCGCCGACGGTGATGGCGAAGGGGGCGTCGGCGTCCCGGACCCGGTCCACGATGGCCTCGCCGCGCTCCGAGAGTCCGTCGACGGCCGGGACCACGGACAGATACGTGGCGTCCTCGCCGGCGTAGCGGCGGTTGAGCTCGCCGGGCGGGACGACGCGCTCACCCTTGGCGTAGGAGCCGGTGAGGGCGTCCACGCGGGCCACGTCGGGCAGCCGGGAGAGGGTGGCCGCGTAGTCGGCGATCTCCTTCTCGCGCCCCGCGGGGTCGCCGGTGTTCCGTGCGACGACCTGGAGGGCCTGCGCCTCGCGGTTGTTGAAGTTCTCCTGGACGACCTTGGCGACCTGCGCGGACTGGGCGCTCTTGGGGAGGATCTGCTCGTCCGGGAGGCGCATCTTCAGGTCGACGACGGGGGAGGCGAGGAGCGCCATCAGGACCAGGACGCCCGCGGCCAGCGGGGCGGGGCGGCGCATGACGACGACCGCCAGGCGGTGCCAGAAGCCCTGCCCCTCGGCCGGTTCCGCGGCGGCACCGGCCGATGCCGCCGACCCGGCCGCCTCGGCCCGCGGCTTGCGGCGGATCAGCCGCAGCCTGTCGATCCGCGGGCCGGCCCAGGCCAGCAGCGCGGGGACGATGACCAGGGTGGCGAGGGCGGCGGCCAGGGTGGTGACGGTGCCGCCGACCGCGATGGACTGGAACATCCCGAAGGGGATGACCATGAGGGAGAGGAAGGCCACCGCCAGGGTGACCGCGGAGAAGGTGACCGTCCGGCCGACCGTCCGCATGGTGGCGCGGATGGCGTCCGGGATCTCGGTGCCGTCCCTCTTCAGCTCCTCGCGGTAGCGGGTGATGAACAGCAGGCTGTAGTCGATCGCCAGGCCCAGGCCCAGGAAGGTGGTGATGTTGACCAGCAGGTTGTTGGCGTCGAAGACGAAGGTCAGCGCGAACATCAGACCGAAGACCAGCAGCATCGTGGCGAGGGCCACCGCCAGCGGCAGCGCGGCGGCGACCAGCGAGCCGAAGATGACCACGAGGACGATCAGCACCAGCGGGAAGACCAGGGACTCCGCCTTGGAGGCGTCCTTGGCGGCCTGCTCGGTGTTCTCGAAGTTCATCAACGCCAGCCCGCCGAGCTTCACATCGAGCCCGTGGACGGTGCCGGTGTACTTCTCCTTCAGGCCCTCGATCCGGTCGTTGACCTGGTCGAAGTCGCCGAGCACGGTGCCGGTGACCAGGGCCTGCTCGCCGGACTCGCCGCGCAGCGAGGCCGCCTTGCCCGCCGACCAGTACGAGGCCACGTTGCCCAGGTCCGGGTTGTCCGCCAGCTCCTTCGTCAGCTTGAGCCCGGCGGCGGTGACGGCCGGGTCGTCGACTCCCCGCGAGTCCTCGACGACGAGGGAGAGGTTGGGTCGGCCCTGGCCGAACTCCTTCTCCAGGACGGACTGGGTGGTGGCCGACTCGGTGTCGTCGTTCTCGTAACCGCCCATCGTCAGACGGTCGGTGAGGCCCATGGAGCCGCCGCCCACGCAGAGGACGATGATCAGCACGGCCAGCAGAATCTTCTTCGGCCTGGGGAGAATCAGGCTCGCTAACCTGTCGAGCATGTCGGAGCTCTCCTGGGATCCTGGGATGCGGGACGGACTGTTCTGAAGTTCCGGTACGCCTTGTTCTGAAGCTATGAAACAGCATGTACCAGAGATTGGTTTCGGTGCAAGCTGTTCTATAGGCGTGGCGCGCGTCCGCCGCGCGAGCCGGCGCCCTCTCGCGCAGATTCGGCCCCTCAGCGCTCCGTGGAAGTGCCGTGACGGGCCGTCGTCCGCCCGCGGGCCCGTTGTGGCCCGCGGGCCCGTTGTGGCTGGTCGCGCCCACGCGGCGGAGCCGCACATGTCACGGCCCGCACCCCTTCAGGGCGCTGCCGAACGGCGGCCGACGTCACCGGAGCCGCTGAGGGGCCCGGGGTCCCTAACCCCGCTCCGACCCCCGCCGTGACAGCGCCAGATGCGTCGCCACCCCGGCCACCAGCCCCCAGCAGGCCGAGCCGACGCCCCAGAGCTCCACCCCGGAAGCCGTCATCAGAAAGGTGACCAGGGCGCCGTCCCGATGGGCCTCCTCCCCGGTCGCGGCCGCCAGCGCCCCACCCAGCGCGCCCAGCAGGGCGATGCCCGCGATGGCCGCCACCAAATCCGCCGGCAGCGCCGTGAACACCGCGATGAACGTGGTGCCGAACACCCCGACCAGCAGGTAGCAGACGCCGGCGACCACCCCCGCCGCATACCGCTTGTCCGGGTCCGGGTGCGCCTCCCGCCCGGTGCAGATCGCCGCCGTGATCGCGGCCAGGTTGATGGCGTGGGCGCCCACCGGGGCCAGGGCGGCGGAGGCCAGCCCGGTGGTGGTGACGGTGCGACCGGAGCGGGCCGCGTCCATCCGATAGCCCGCCGCGCTCAACACCGCGATGCCCGGGGCGTTCTGCGAGGCCATCGTCACCAGGAACAGCGGCAGCCCGAGCCCCACCACGGCGTCCCAGGAGAACGCGGGCGCGGTGAACACCGGACGGGCCACGTCCGGATGGACCCCGCCGAAGGAGACGTCCCCGGTCAGCAGGGTCCAGCCGACGCCGGCCAGCAGCGCCCACGCCGTCGCCCAGCGCGGCGCGAACCGGCGCCCCACCACATAGGCGGCCAGCATCAGGGCCACCAGCGCGGGCGCGTCCTCGGTGGCCGTGAAGAGGTCGATGCCGAACTTCACCAGGATGCCGGCGAGCATCGCCGCCGCCACCGACTGCGGCAGCAGCCGCATCACCGTGCCGAACAGGCCGGTCGCCCCGACCAGCACGGTCAGCGCGGCGGCCACCAGATAGGCGCCGACGGCCTGGTCGTACGGATGGTCCGTCAGCGCCGTCACCAGCAGCGCCGCGCCCGGCGTCGACCACGCGGTGACGACCGGGACGCGGTAGGCCAGGCTCAGCAGCACGCAGGTCAGCCCGCTGCCGATGGATATCGCCCAGACCCAGGACTCCAGCCGGGCGTCGCTCAGTCGGGCCGCCTCCGCCGCCGTGAAGACCACGGCCATCGGGCCCGCGTACGAGACGATGACCACGATCAACCCCGCGACGGCGGTCGAGACCGACCAGGCGGAGGGGGACGAGGTCGGGGGCGGGGCGGTGGAAGCGGAAGAGGCCGTCAGGTTTTCAGAATCACTCATCACACGTGCAACAAAAGCGCATTGCCGAGCAGGAGCAACGGAATTCCCCAGCGGTGCAGCCTGATGCCGAGCATCCGCGCCACCAGCACCTGTCCCCGCGCCAGCCCCGCCCGTGCCTGGACCACCCGGCCCGCCCACAGCGGCAGCGCCAGCGCCACGAACCACGCCGGTACGGCGCCCACGGCGACGGCCACCCCCACCGCCAGCGGCTCCAGCAGATGGAAGCCGATGACGACGCGGCGGTAGCCGGCGGGGGAGGAGAGCGTGGCGAGGTTGCGCCGCCCCGCGAGCCGGTCGCCCTCCACGTCGTTGATGTTGGAGTAGACCGACACCAGCAGGCTCCACAGCCCGACCAGCACCGTCTCCAGCACGATCAGGCCGGTGACCTCGCCGGTCAGTAGCGCGTACGGGAGCAGCACGGCGAGGCCCGGGGTCACCAGGATCAGCTCCTGACCGCCCCGGTAGCTGATCTTCAACCCGTAGGAGTACTGGGCGTTGCTGAGCAGCACCAGCAGCATCGCCACCGCCGTCCACGGCGCGCTGTGCGGCGCCACGGCGAGCGTCGCCGTCCACAGCACCGCACCCCACAGCGCCGCGCCCCAGCCGAAGAGTTCCGCCTGGCGCACCGTCAGCGCCCCGCTGAGCAGCGGCTTCCGCGACAGGTCGCGCAGCGCGCCGGACTCGGGGGAGTAGTTGCGCGCGTCGCTGCCGTCCCGGATGCCGGTGACGTCGTCCAGCGCGACGGTGGCG
Coding sequences:
- a CDS encoding MMPL family transporter gives rise to the protein MLDRLASLILPRPKKILLAVLIIVLCVGGGSMGLTDRLTMGGYENDDTESATTQSVLEKEFGQGRPNLSLVVEDSRGVDDPAVTAAGLKLTKELADNPDLGNVASYWSAGKAASLRGESGEQALVTGTVLGDFDQVNDRIEGLKEKYTGTVHGLDVKLGGLALMNFENTEQAAKDASKAESLVFPLVLIVLVVIFGSLVAAALPLAVALATMLLVFGLMFALTFVFDANNLLVNITTFLGLGLAIDYSLLFITRYREELKRDGTEIPDAIRATMRTVGRTVTFSAVTLAVAFLSLMVIPFGMFQSIAVGGTVTTLAAALATLVIVPALLAWAGPRIDRLRLIRRKPRAEAAGSAASAGAAAEPAEGQGFWHRLAVVVMRRPAPLAAGVLVLMALLASPVVDLKMRLPDEQILPKSAQSAQVAKVVQENFNNREAQALQVVARNTGDPAGREKEIADYAATLSRLPDVARVDALTGSYAKGERVVPPGELNRRYAGEDATYLSVVPAVDGLSERGEAIVDRVRDADAPFAITVGGQPAISVDTFDLLKERLPYALGILAVGTYVLLFLLTGSLLLPLMAMALSALSLSATFGSLVFVFQDGHLQWLVGDFINTGAITWTTPILISALGFGLSMDYAVFILSRVKEEYDRTGDNQLAVATGLERVGKVVTYAAIILSLVFVVMLTSGISYMKALGLGVPLAILLDATLIRGILLPAAMRLLGNRSWWAPAPLRRLHDRYGLSEEGHPVAGAAPAGTEAERERVASRR
- a CDS encoding benzoate/H(+) symporter BenE family transporter, whose product is MSDSENLTASSASTAPPPTSSPSAWSVSTAVAGLIVVIVSYAGPMAVVFTAAEAARLSDARLESWVWAISIGSGLTCVLLSLAYRVPVVTAWSTPGAALLVTALTDHPYDQAVGAYLVAAALTVLVGATGLFGTVMRLLPQSVAAAMLAGILVKFGIDLFTATEDAPALVALMLAAYVVGRRFAPRWATAWALLAGVGWTLLTGDVSFGGVHPDVARPVFTAPAFSWDAVVGLGLPLFLVTMASQNAPGIAVLSAAGYRMDAARSGRTVTTTGLASAALAPVGAHAINLAAITAAICTGREAHPDPDKRYAAGVVAGVCYLLVGVFGTTFIAVFTALPADLVAAIAGIALLGALGGALAAATGEEAHRDGALVTFLMTASGVELWGVGSACWGLVAGVATHLALSRRGSERG
- a CDS encoding UbiA family prenyltransferase → MSTASPPDLRGRLRAYVKLGKLSFYDYYLSLFVVWVALPEPLLWEGRSWAVLALYTLGYVGVVAATVALDDVTGIRDGSDARNYSPESGALRDLSRKPLLSGALTVRQAELFGWGAALWGAVLWTATLAVAPHSAPWTAVAMLLVLLSNAQYSYGLKISYRGGQELILVTPGLAVLLPYALLTGEVTGLIVLETVLVGLWSLLVSVYSNINDVEGDRLAGRRNLATLSSPAGYRRVVIGFHLLEPLAVGVAVAVGAVPAWFVALALPLWAGRVVQARAGLARGQVLVARMLGIRLHRWGIPLLLLGNALLLHV